One genomic segment of Actinoplanes ianthinogenes includes these proteins:
- a CDS encoding ubiquitin-like protein Pup has translation MATRDTGGQSQSGRSSSDQEIEDVTVEANPEVAERHAEITEDVDDLLDEIDSVLEENAEEFVRGYVQKGGQ, from the coding sequence ATGGCAACCCGAGACACAGGTGGTCAGTCGCAGAGCGGGCGCAGCTCCAGCGACCAGGAGATCGAGGACGTCACCGTTGAGGCCAATCCCGAGGTAGCCGAGCGGCACGCGGAGATCACCGAGGACGTGGACGATCTGCTCGACGAAATCGACTCCGTTCTCGAAGAGAACGCCGAAGAATTCGTGAGGGGATACGTCCAAAAAGGCGGTCAGTAG
- the dop gene encoding depupylase/deamidase Dop yields MSVRRIMGTEVEYGISVPGQPGANPMVTSSQVVNAYGARPELNRGQRARWDYEEESPLRDARGFTYSGAAYDPAEALADEDLGLANVILTNGARLYVDHAHPEYSTPECTNPLDVVKWDKAGERVMAEASRRAATIPGAHRIQLYKNNTDNKGASYGSHENYLMRRQTAFADIVAHLTPFFVTRQIFCGVGRVGLGQDGSGSGFQISSRADFFEVEVGLETTLKRPIINTRDEPHADADKYRRLHVIIGDANLSEIASYLKMGTTALVLNMIEEKVFTGELGIADPVSELKAVSHDPTLKHLMRLRDGRRLTALDLQWAYFERAKAFVDERYGTDVDEQTTDVLNRWEDVLDKLGRDPMLCSDTLDWVAKLRLLEGYRERESLGWSSPKLQLVDLQYADVRPEKGLYHRLVARGSMKTLLDPDETQRAMYEPPEDTRAYFRGRCLAQYASEVVAASWDSVIFDVGRESLVRVPMMEPERGTKKHVGALFDTCESAKDLLEVITSR; encoded by the coding sequence ATGAGCGTTCGACGGATTATGGGAACCGAGGTCGAGTACGGCATCTCAGTGCCCGGTCAGCCCGGCGCCAACCCGATGGTCACGTCCTCCCAGGTGGTCAACGCCTACGGCGCCCGGCCCGAACTCAACCGGGGACAGCGGGCCCGCTGGGACTACGAGGAGGAGTCCCCGCTGCGCGACGCCCGCGGGTTCACCTACTCCGGCGCGGCCTACGACCCGGCCGAGGCGCTGGCCGACGAGGACCTGGGCCTGGCCAACGTGATACTGACCAACGGCGCCCGGCTCTACGTCGACCACGCGCACCCGGAGTACAGCACCCCCGAGTGCACCAACCCCCTCGACGTGGTCAAGTGGGACAAAGCCGGTGAGCGGGTGATGGCCGAGGCGTCCCGGCGGGCCGCCACCATCCCCGGCGCGCACCGCATCCAGCTGTACAAGAACAACACCGACAACAAGGGCGCGTCGTACGGCTCGCACGAGAACTACCTGATGCGCCGGCAGACCGCGTTCGCCGACATCGTCGCCCACCTCACCCCGTTCTTCGTCACCCGGCAGATTTTCTGCGGGGTCGGCCGGGTCGGGCTCGGCCAGGACGGCAGCGGCTCCGGGTTCCAGATCTCCTCGCGCGCCGACTTCTTCGAGGTCGAGGTCGGCCTGGAGACCACCCTCAAGCGGCCGATCATCAACACCCGGGACGAGCCGCACGCCGACGCGGACAAGTACCGCCGGCTCCACGTGATCATCGGCGACGCGAACCTCTCCGAGATCGCGTCGTACCTGAAGATGGGCACCACCGCGCTCGTCCTCAACATGATCGAGGAAAAGGTGTTCACCGGGGAACTGGGCATCGCCGACCCGGTGAGCGAGCTCAAGGCGGTCAGCCACGACCCCACCCTCAAACACCTGATGCGGCTGCGCGACGGCCGCCGGCTCACCGCCCTCGACCTGCAGTGGGCGTATTTCGAGCGGGCCAAGGCGTTCGTCGACGAGCGGTACGGCACCGACGTCGACGAGCAGACCACCGACGTGCTCAACCGCTGGGAGGACGTGCTCGACAAGCTCGGGCGCGACCCGATGCTCTGCTCCGACACCCTGGACTGGGTGGCCAAGCTGCGACTGCTGGAGGGGTACCGGGAGCGGGAGAGCCTCGGCTGGTCCTCGCCCAAGCTCCAGCTGGTCGACCTCCAGTACGCCGACGTCCGGCCGGAGAAGGGCCTTTACCACCGCCTGGTGGCGCGTGGGTCGATGAAGACCCTGCTCGACCCGGACGAGACGCAGCGCGCCATGTACGAGCCGCCGGAGGACACCCGGGCCTACTTCCGGGGCCGCTGCCTCGCGCAGTACGCCTCCGAAGTGGTCGCCGCCAGCTGGGACTCGGTGATCTTCGACGTCGGCCGGGAGTCCCTCGTGCGGGTGCCGATGATGGAACCGGAGCGCGGGACGAAGAAGCACGTCGGGGCCCTCTTCGACACCTGTGAGAGTGCCAAGGATCTGCTCGAGGTGATCACAAGCCGGTGA
- a CDS encoding acyltransferase family protein — translation MIRSRLTWLDALRGYAAAVVALFHLSPQVIGLDRHMAIYRHFDFGRYGVLLFFLVSGYVIPMSLERHGSLRRFWIGRVFRIYPAYLLAIVLGLALAAAGWQRLHRTLYTDTAASVLGHATMLQDLLGLRGVVRPFWTLSYEMTFYLIVAGLFAWRWHRASAWWAGGLALIALLGGRGLPDGLFPGARVTAGVLTVVLISSLILYLRGRARIAGVAGLAMILLPLLNGQPTKWASAGSSSGAVLMIAVMFAGTVVHRAQHRQIDRRAAAAALILVLVAVGVNQSLLTGYAPLRDCTVAAAVAGTFAIAFLLRHRAVPSFLTWLGVVSFSVYLLHMPVLVVVTRLLPGRSPVIGPAFVAGTLAVAWMAYHLVERPGQRLGRRVADRLDARFGPDTPVIAATTEGGTPSTGSFGMQRESV, via the coding sequence GTGATCCGATCCCGTCTGACCTGGCTCGACGCGCTCCGCGGATACGCCGCCGCGGTGGTCGCCCTCTTCCACCTCAGCCCGCAGGTGATCGGCCTGGACCGGCACATGGCGATCTACCGGCACTTCGACTTCGGCCGGTACGGCGTCCTGCTCTTCTTCCTGGTCAGCGGATACGTCATCCCGATGTCGCTGGAACGGCACGGCTCGCTGCGCCGGTTCTGGATCGGCCGGGTCTTCCGGATCTACCCGGCGTACCTGCTGGCCATCGTGCTCGGCCTGGCCCTCGCGGCGGCCGGCTGGCAGCGGCTGCACCGCACCCTGTACACCGACACGGCGGCGTCGGTGCTCGGGCACGCCACCATGCTCCAGGACCTGCTCGGGCTGCGCGGCGTGGTCCGTCCGTTCTGGACGCTCTCCTACGAGATGACCTTCTACCTGATCGTCGCCGGGTTGTTCGCCTGGCGGTGGCACCGGGCCAGCGCCTGGTGGGCCGGGGGACTGGCGCTGATCGCCCTGCTGGGCGGGCGTGGGCTGCCGGACGGGCTGTTCCCGGGCGCCCGGGTGACGGCGGGAGTGCTCACCGTCGTACTCATAAGCAGTTTGATCCTGTACTTGCGCGGCCGGGCACGGATCGCCGGGGTCGCGGGCCTGGCCATGATCCTGCTGCCGCTGCTCAACGGGCAGCCCACGAAGTGGGCGAGCGCCGGAAGTTCCAGCGGCGCCGTCCTGATGATCGCGGTGATGTTCGCCGGGACCGTGGTCCACCGCGCCCAGCACCGGCAGATCGACCGGCGCGCCGCGGCGGCCGCGCTGATCCTGGTCCTGGTTGCCGTCGGCGTCAACCAGTCGCTGCTCACCGGTTACGCCCCGCTGCGCGACTGCACCGTCGCGGCAGCGGTCGCCGGCACCTTCGCGATCGCCTTCCTGCTGCGCCACCGGGCCGTGCCGAGCTTCCTCACCTGGCTCGGTGTGGTCAGCTTTTCGGTCTACCTCTTGCACATGCCGGTGCTCGTCGTGGTCACACGACTACTGCCGGGACGGTCGCCGGTGATCGGCCCGGCCTTCGTCGCGGGCACCCTCGCGGTCGCCTGGATGGCCTACCACCTCGTCGAACGTCCCGGACAGCGGCTCGGCAGGCGAGTGGCCGACCGCCTCGACGCGCGGTTCGGCCCCGACACGCCGGTGATCGCCGCGACCACGGAAGGTGGCACACCGAGTACGGGCAGCTTCGGTATGCAACGTGAGAGCGTCTAG
- the arc gene encoding proteasome ATPase has product MARSDEADSRAARWEKEANDLSSQVAFLQEELALVRRKLTESPRHVRQLEERLAATQAQLARVTENNERLVATLKEARAQIVTLKEEIDRLAQPPSGYGVFLSAHEDGTVDVFTGGRKLRVAVSPSLAVDELQRGQEVLLNDALNVVDAFGFERTGEVVLLKEVLDNPSGGPSDRALVVSHADEERIVFLADSLEITKLRAGDSLMIEPRSAYAYERIPKSEVEELVLEEVPDVDYTDIGGLHSQIEQIRDAVELPFLHADLFREHQLRPPKGILLYGPPGCGKTLIAKAVANSLAKKIAERRGEEKHTSYFLNIKGPELLNKYVGETERHIRLVFQRAREKAGEGTPVIVFFDEMDSIFRTRGSGVSSDVENTIVPQLLSEIDGVEGLENVIVIGASNREDMIDPAILRPGRLDVKIKIERPDAEAAKDIFAKYILSDLPLSEDDLGEHGGNRDATVAAMIEAVVLRMYTESEENRFLEVTYANGDKEVLYFKDFNSGAMIQNIVDRGKKMAIKEFLTSGTKGLRLQHLLDSCVDEFRENEDLPNTTNPDDWARISGKKGERIVYIRTLVSGGKGAEAGRSIETATNTGQYL; this is encoded by the coding sequence GTGGCACGTAGCGACGAAGCGGACTCCCGCGCCGCACGATGGGAGAAAGAGGCCAACGATCTCTCCAGCCAGGTCGCGTTCCTGCAAGAGGAACTCGCTCTGGTTCGGCGGAAGTTGACCGAGAGCCCCCGACACGTCCGGCAGCTTGAGGAACGGCTCGCGGCAACGCAGGCGCAGCTGGCCCGAGTGACCGAGAACAACGAGCGGCTCGTGGCGACCCTGAAGGAAGCCCGAGCTCAGATCGTCACTCTCAAGGAAGAGATTGACCGGCTCGCCCAGCCGCCCAGCGGCTATGGCGTTTTCCTGTCGGCACACGAGGACGGCACGGTGGACGTGTTCACCGGAGGCCGCAAGCTGCGGGTGGCGGTCTCGCCGTCGCTCGCGGTGGACGAGCTCCAGCGGGGCCAGGAGGTCCTGCTGAACGACGCGCTCAACGTCGTCGACGCGTTCGGTTTCGAGCGCACCGGCGAGGTGGTCCTGCTCAAGGAGGTCCTGGACAACCCGTCCGGCGGCCCCAGCGACCGGGCCCTGGTGGTCTCCCACGCCGACGAGGAGCGCATCGTGTTCCTCGCCGACTCGCTGGAGATCACGAAGTTGCGCGCCGGCGACTCGCTCATGATCGAGCCCCGTTCGGCGTACGCGTACGAGCGGATCCCGAAGAGCGAGGTCGAGGAACTCGTCCTGGAGGAGGTCCCCGACGTCGACTACACCGACATCGGTGGCCTGCACTCGCAGATCGAGCAGATCCGCGACGCGGTGGAGCTGCCGTTCCTGCACGCCGACCTGTTCCGGGAGCACCAGCTGCGCCCGCCGAAGGGCATCCTGCTCTACGGCCCGCCCGGCTGTGGCAAGACCCTGATCGCCAAGGCGGTGGCCAACTCGCTGGCCAAGAAGATCGCCGAGCGCCGTGGCGAGGAGAAGCACACCAGCTACTTCCTCAACATCAAGGGTCCGGAGCTGCTGAACAAGTACGTGGGTGAGACCGAGCGGCACATCCGCCTGGTCTTCCAGCGGGCCCGGGAGAAGGCCGGCGAGGGCACCCCGGTGATCGTGTTCTTCGACGAGATGGACTCGATCTTCCGGACCCGCGGTTCCGGTGTCTCCTCCGACGTGGAGAACACGATCGTTCCCCAGCTGCTCAGCGAGATCGACGGCGTCGAGGGCCTGGAGAACGTGATCGTCATCGGCGCGTCGAACCGGGAAGACATGATCGACCCGGCGATCCTGCGCCCCGGCCGTCTCGATGTGAAGATCAAGATCGAGCGTCCGGACGCCGAGGCGGCGAAGGACATCTTCGCCAAGTACATCCTCTCCGACCTGCCGCTCTCCGAGGACGACCTCGGCGAGCACGGCGGTAACCGCGATGCCACGGTCGCCGCGATGATCGAGGCGGTCGTGCTGCGGATGTACACGGAGTCCGAGGAGAACCGCTTCCTCGAGGTCACCTACGCCAACGGTGACAAGGAAGTCCTGTACTTCAAGGACTTCAACTCCGGCGCGATGATCCAGAACATCGTCGACCGCGGCAAGAAGATGGCGATCAAGGAGTTCCTCACCTCCGGGACGAAGGGCCTGCGACTCCAGCACCTGCTGGACAGCTGCGTCGACGAGTTCCGGGAGAACGAGGACCTGCCGAACACCACCAACCCGGACGACTGGGCCCGGATCTCCGGCAAGAAGGGCGAGCGGATCGTCTACATCCGCACGCTCGTCTCCGGCGGCAAGGGCGCGGAGGCCGGCCGGTCCATCGAGACCGCGACCAACACCGGTCAGTACCTGTAA
- a CDS encoding ferredoxin → MSADTDELQVWIDQDLCTGDGLCVQYAPEVFELDIDGLAYVKDDSGELLQNPGIRTFVPKNLVLEVIDSAKECPGDCIHVVRAADDVEVAGPEAA, encoded by the coding sequence GTGTCAGCAGACACTGATGAGCTGCAGGTCTGGATCGATCAGGACTTGTGCACCGGTGACGGACTCTGCGTCCAATACGCTCCGGAAGTCTTCGAACTGGACATCGACGGCTTGGCATACGTCAAGGATGATTCGGGCGAGTTGCTCCAAAATCCGGGCATACGCACCTTCGTACCGAAAAATTTGGTCCTCGAAGTCATCGACTCCGCGAAGGAGTGCCCCGGCGACTGCATCCACGTCGTCCGCGCGGCGGACGACGTGGAAGTGGCCGGCCCGGAAGCCGCCTAG
- a CDS encoding tRNA (adenine-N1)-methyltransferase yields the protein MTTTPVTAADEQVPAHRGPFRPGDRVQLTDPKGRMHTIVLEPGKAFHTHRGALEHDALIGLPDGSVITATSGTQYLALRPLLSDYVLSMPRGAQVIYPKDAAQIVAMGDVFPGARVLEAGAGSGALTCSLLRAVGETGEVHSYELRPDFAAIARKNVEAFFGGPHPAWHLHEGDVADNEIGGFDRIVLDMLTPWEALDMVERSLIPGGVFIGYVATTPQLSELVEALRERGGWTEPRAWESLIRDWHADGLAVRPDHRMIAHTAFLVSSRKLAPGVTAPPRRRKPSKGAEAYAARKAAREALHAQHAEQDATTGE from the coding sequence GTGACCACGACCCCCGTCACCGCCGCCGACGAGCAAGTGCCAGCCCACCGGGGCCCGTTCCGCCCGGGTGACCGGGTGCAGCTGACCGACCCCAAGGGCCGGATGCACACGATCGTTCTGGAGCCCGGCAAGGCGTTCCACACCCACCGCGGCGCGCTGGAGCACGATGCGCTCATCGGCCTTCCGGACGGCAGCGTGATCACCGCCACCAGCGGCACGCAGTACCTGGCACTGCGCCCGCTGCTCAGCGACTACGTGCTCTCCATGCCGCGCGGCGCGCAGGTGATCTATCCGAAGGACGCGGCGCAGATCGTGGCGATGGGCGACGTGTTCCCCGGCGCCCGGGTGCTGGAGGCGGGCGCCGGTTCCGGCGCGCTGACCTGCTCGCTGCTGCGCGCCGTCGGCGAGACCGGCGAGGTGCACAGCTACGAGCTGCGGCCGGACTTCGCGGCGATCGCCCGCAAGAACGTGGAGGCGTTCTTCGGTGGCCCGCACCCGGCCTGGCACCTGCACGAGGGTGACGTCGCGGACAACGAGATCGGTGGTTTCGACCGGATCGTGCTGGACATGCTGACCCCGTGGGAGGCACTCGACATGGTCGAGCGGTCGCTGATCCCGGGCGGCGTGTTCATCGGCTACGTGGCGACCACCCCGCAGCTGTCCGAGCTGGTCGAGGCGCTGCGCGAGCGGGGCGGCTGGACCGAGCCGCGGGCCTGGGAGTCGCTGATCCGCGACTGGCACGCCGACGGCCTGGCGGTCCGCCCGGACCACCGGATGATCGCGCACACCGCGTTCCTGGTGTCGTCGCGCAAGCTGGCGCCCGGCGTGACCGCGCCGCCGCGCCGGCGCAAGCCGAGCAAGGGCGCCGAGGCGTACGCGGCGCGCAAGGCCGCCCGGGAGGCGCTGCACGCGCAGCACGCGGAGCAGGACGCCACCACCGGGGAGTGA
- a CDS encoding site-2 protease family protein, which translates to MEESATRNPPAPAGGRPVGQVLGIPVHANASMLLLAILVTVVYGNYARAELGLEQPWAYLVGLGFVICLLGSVLLHELGHALTARHHGIGVRRITLELLSGWTEMDREAPTPRVDALVSLAGPAVSLVLGGVTTAAAFALPEDTVPGQIAFQLAVSNVLVAIFNVLPGLPLDGGRALRAAMWAMLKDRNRATVLAGYAGRALAFGTAVTVLVLFQFGLLTVFGMLFVLLVTMTLWHGAGQSIRLGRMTGRFPLIDLGALARPLLSVPSGTPLGEAQRRRAEDPRPDVVLGVTDSAGSLTALVDPVAAERVPVDRRPWVSVESVSRSRDALTSLPVGLTGEQVVRALQAHPGAQYLVTAGEDVVGVLRVADVAAVLEPRRAQRT; encoded by the coding sequence ATGGAGGAGAGCGCGACCCGCAATCCGCCGGCACCGGCTGGTGGCCGGCCGGTGGGGCAGGTGCTGGGCATCCCGGTGCATGCGAACGCCTCGATGTTGCTGCTGGCGATCCTGGTCACCGTGGTCTACGGCAACTATGCCCGGGCCGAGCTGGGTCTCGAGCAGCCATGGGCCTACCTGGTCGGCCTCGGTTTCGTGATCTGCCTGCTCGGCTCGGTGCTGCTGCACGAGCTCGGGCACGCGCTGACCGCCCGGCACCACGGGATCGGCGTGCGCCGGATCACTCTCGAGTTGCTCAGCGGCTGGACCGAGATGGATCGCGAGGCGCCCACCCCACGGGTCGACGCCCTGGTCTCGCTGGCCGGGCCGGCCGTCTCGCTGGTGCTCGGCGGGGTGACCACCGCGGCCGCGTTCGCCCTGCCGGAGGACACCGTGCCCGGGCAGATCGCGTTCCAGCTGGCGGTCAGCAACGTGCTGGTCGCGATCTTCAACGTGCTGCCCGGCCTGCCGCTGGACGGTGGCCGGGCGCTGCGCGCGGCCATGTGGGCGATGCTCAAGGACCGCAACCGGGCGACCGTGCTCGCCGGTTACGCCGGGCGGGCGCTGGCCTTCGGGACCGCCGTGACGGTGCTGGTGCTGTTCCAGTTCGGGCTGCTCACCGTGTTCGGGATGCTGTTCGTGCTGCTGGTCACGATGACCCTGTGGCACGGTGCCGGCCAGTCGATCCGGCTGGGGCGGATGACCGGCCGGTTCCCCCTGATCGACCTGGGTGCGCTGGCCCGCCCGCTGCTGTCGGTGCCGTCCGGCACGCCGCTCGGCGAGGCGCAGCGCCGCCGCGCCGAGGACCCGCGACCGGACGTGGTGCTCGGCGTCACCGACTCGGCGGGTAGCCTCACCGCTCTGGTCGATCCGGTCGCCGCCGAGCGCGTGCCGGTCGACCGGCGGCCCTGGGTGAGCGTGGAGAGCGTTTCCCGGTCCCGTGACGCGCTGACCAGCCTGCCGGTGGGACTCACCGGTGAGCAGGTGGTCCGGGCGTTGCAGGCCCACCCGGGTGCGCAGTACCTGGTGACCGCAGGCGAGGATGTCGTAGGCGTCCTGCGGGTCGCCGACGTCGCGGCGGTCCTCGAGCCGCGGCGGGCGCAACGCACCTGA
- a CDS encoding response regulator transcription factor, whose product MPDVVKPIRLLLADASALQRSGLRAVLAEAGTHGGPELVVAGETGDGAEAVALARRLLPDVLVTDAALPRMDGAAVARAVVAARLPVRVLILTAHDSDEQLVATIGAGATGYLCKDAPQEELFTAIRAVAAGGAVITPRVLARVLPRFAAALPASDSRPVPTDLRALTGREREVLIHVARGHTNAEIAEALQVSETTVKTHVGHMLAKLRLRDRTQAVVLAYEIGLVKPGT is encoded by the coding sequence GTGCCTGACGTGGTGAAACCGATCCGGTTGCTGCTCGCCGACGCCTCGGCCCTGCAACGATCCGGGCTGCGCGCGGTCCTCGCCGAGGCGGGCACCCACGGCGGTCCCGAGCTCGTCGTCGCGGGCGAGACCGGCGACGGCGCCGAAGCCGTCGCGCTGGCCCGGCGCCTGCTGCCGGATGTGCTGGTCACCGACGCGGCCCTGCCCAGGATGGACGGCGCCGCGGTGGCCCGCGCGGTCGTCGCGGCACGGTTGCCGGTCCGGGTGCTGATCCTCACCGCGCACGACAGCGACGAGCAGCTGGTCGCGACGATCGGCGCGGGCGCCACCGGCTACCTGTGCAAGGACGCCCCCCAGGAGGAACTCTTCACCGCGATCCGAGCCGTCGCCGCCGGCGGCGCCGTGATCACCCCGCGGGTGCTGGCCCGGGTGCTCCCCCGCTTCGCCGCCGCACTGCCCGCCTCGGACAGCAGACCGGTCCCCACCGACCTGCGCGCCCTGACCGGCCGCGAACGCGAGGTGCTGATCCACGTGGCCCGCGGCCACACCAACGCCGAGATCGCCGAGGCCCTCCAGGTCAGCGAGACCACGGTCAAAACCCACGTCGGCCACATGCTCGCCAAGCTCCGCCTCCGCGACCGCACCCAGGCGGTTGTCCTCGCCTACGAGATCGGCCTGGTCAAACCCGGCACCTGA